One Ruegeria sp. SCSIO 43209 genomic window carries:
- a CDS encoding relaxase/mobilization nuclease domain-containing protein: MTAAAHDMTAGDFLELAFREAQKGVDRSKQITQQLQTAKRMKFMISRASSIKARLGAVVGKPEAVVKHVRKGGVKNAHELRRQINYLTVRAEGVLDIRDNGVTPLDADQVSDLIETWAEDFNGKTNYGYTRHMIVSFPEGTYPDAAHEAGLEFADRLFGSGEFGDTWDYLTVFHNDTENPHVHIVVNNRGVEHGQWLAMGMSSEMNIDVQRSIQVEVAEEYGIELTATTRLERGLRQEVETDTWKVQAGMSVVESTPEVEVSARDMAADVMTLSIARMSDLFDERANAVKDRIEEFAIKLVEGEEPMVSRMEHLLDQAHHFDDYGEPGDPSYVSPEVMSNLRRHIELGGSEETIAPELKAQVVAHISNVRDNELSHPYLSALADIIDNKEFQASADYAPAARRYEVYMQDTLGEGAYEDFQTQTKELLQSIDKMEGLAREVDDPNLRVAMDIQIGELKGYVADLRTNDPDRQAFIIEDRRYSTMMGMGTAEMDVLDYPEADKWAAIRKEVTDRASSYGLDGEAFVARFGDHQNVTLGTTMGWRIDDISTAAAHFQAQGLSDGHDRAEAVVDELHQLASSKIIAISEELSDVHARAMHPLLQGRGDDDGHSL; encoded by the coding sequence GTGACCGCTGCGGCTCACGATATGACAGCAGGCGACTTCCTGGAGCTTGCCTTCCGCGAGGCTCAGAAAGGTGTCGATCGTTCTAAGCAGATCACTCAGCAGCTGCAGACCGCCAAGCGCATGAAGTTCATGATCTCGCGGGCCTCATCCATCAAGGCTCGGCTAGGTGCTGTGGTTGGAAAGCCTGAGGCGGTTGTGAAACACGTCCGCAAAGGTGGGGTGAAAAACGCGCATGAGTTGCGCCGCCAGATCAATTATCTGACCGTCAGGGCAGAGGGTGTGTTGGACATTCGAGACAATGGCGTGACACCGCTCGATGCGGATCAGGTCAGTGATTTGATCGAGACTTGGGCCGAGGATTTCAACGGGAAAACCAACTACGGTTACACCCGTCACATGATCGTTTCTTTTCCCGAAGGCACCTATCCGGACGCCGCTCATGAGGCCGGTTTAGAGTTCGCAGATCGCCTGTTTGGCAGCGGTGAATTTGGCGATACCTGGGACTACCTGACAGTGTTCCATAACGACACTGAAAACCCCCACGTCCACATCGTTGTGAACAACCGAGGCGTCGAACATGGGCAGTGGTTGGCTATGGGTATGAGCAGCGAAATGAACATCGACGTCCAGCGCTCTATCCAGGTCGAGGTTGCTGAGGAATACGGAATTGAGCTGACCGCAACGACCCGCCTTGAGCGCGGATTGCGGCAGGAAGTTGAGACGGACACGTGGAAAGTTCAGGCCGGAATGTCGGTTGTTGAAAGCACTCCGGAAGTCGAAGTTTCGGCCCGCGACATGGCCGCCGATGTGATGACTCTCTCCATCGCAAGAATGTCGGATCTGTTTGATGAGCGCGCCAACGCCGTCAAAGACCGGATCGAAGAGTTTGCCATCAAGCTCGTTGAAGGAGAGGAACCTATGGTATCGAGAATGGAACATCTACTGGATCAGGCCCATCATTTTGATGACTATGGCGAGCCGGGAGACCCGTCTTATGTGTCGCCCGAAGTCATGAGCAACTTGCGGCGACACATCGAATTAGGCGGTTCTGAGGAAACAATCGCGCCCGAGCTGAAGGCTCAGGTTGTTGCCCATATCAGCAACGTTCGGGACAACGAACTGAGCCATCCGTATCTGTCTGCCCTTGCTGATATTATCGATAACAAGGAGTTCCAGGCGTCCGCAGATTATGCCCCGGCAGCACGCCGCTACGAGGTCTATATGCAGGACACCTTGGGCGAGGGGGCCTATGAGGACTTCCAGACTCAGACGAAAGAACTGCTGCAATCCATCGACAAGATGGAAGGGCTGGCCCGTGAGGTCGACGACCCAAATCTGCGTGTCGCTATGGACATTCAGATTGGCGAGCTGAAGGGCTACGTTGCGGATCTGCGCACCAACGATCCGGACCGTCAAGCCTTCATCATCGAGGACCGCCGCTATTCAACGATGATGGGAATGGGCACCGCCGAAATGGATGTCTTGGACTATCCAGAGGCTGACAAGTGGGCGGCGATCCGCAAGGAAGTCACCGACAGGGCCAGCAGCTACGGCCTTGATGGCGAGGCGTTCGTTGCCCGCTTTGGCGATCATCAGAACGTCACTTTGGGCACAACAATGGGATGGCGCATCGACGACATTTCGACCGCCGCAGCCCACTTCCAGGCTCAAGGATTGTCGGACGGCCACGACCGAGCAGAAGCCGTTGTTGACGAGCTGCACCAGCTTGCGTCTTCCAAGATCATCGCAATCTCAGAAGAACTTTCAGACGTTCACGCCCGCGCAATGCACCCGCTCTTGCAGGGGCGGGGCGACGATGACGGACACAGCCTATAA
- a CDS encoding antibiotic biosynthesis monooxygenase has product MIMRIFQVVTQPGKEEEFGRFFYKTAIPLMKGTKGIVQVLPGAARADSPREFSFVMVWESLDALKAFVGEDYNNPHIDPAEAELVQSRTIKHYDLVE; this is encoded by the coding sequence ATGATCATGCGAATTTTTCAAGTAGTGACCCAACCAGGTAAAGAGGAAGAGTTTGGACGATTTTTTTATAAAACGGCGATCCCATTGATGAAAGGTACAAAAGGTATCGTGCAGGTGCTCCCTGGTGCCGCAAGAGCCGACTCACCCAGAGAGTTCAGTTTCGTAATGGTTTGGGAAAGCTTAGATGCGCTTAAGGCGTTTGTAGGCGAGGACTACAACAACCCACACATCGATCCGGCAGAGGCTGAATTGGTCCAATCCAGGACGATAAAACACTATGATCTGGTAGAATAA
- a CDS encoding adenylate/guanylate cyclase domain-containing protein — protein sequence MNGDRRLSAVLSADVVNYSGQMKADENRTLSELRVLRRELFDPLVSDHRGNIVKRMGDGWIVEFNSVSDAVRCALDLQSQVSTQSSLKLRVGVHLGDVVFDEDDIFGDGINLSARLQEASSEGAVLISDVVHRSLDERLAEQFQRAGERQFKNAPSPIEVFQWSPPGSAPPRVTPASHATSRLIGVLPFDNLSSDADQEFFADGITEEIITTLSKLPNLLVVARNSTFVYKGRSVDVKQVGLEQGVDLVLEGSVRQSGNRVRITAQLIDAKSGMHIWADRYDRLIEDVFEVQDEIALRIATELQVELLAGEMARFRGSGTTNLSAWTAQLQAVEASRKITKEAQADARRFAQQAIALDPGYSAPHCTLGFICTVEARHGFVADRRAALAEARDCAQRALEIDIYNPEAHAIAGFADAIDGKLVSAIEKFNEALALNPNHADVAARLSLTLGFNGQAKEAIRVAQQAITLNPHYPGWYAGVLGFALRLDGQYQEAKKAFTEYGQKVEGFGHLDLVIVHVETENLDAARDEAGNVMKFRPQFSISEWAKTQLFSDRERLEKDCASLRLAGLPE from the coding sequence ATGAACGGAGATCGCAGACTTTCCGCAGTGCTCTCGGCCGATGTAGTCAACTACTCAGGCCAGATGAAGGCCGACGAAAATAGGACTCTCAGCGAACTTCGAGTTCTACGCCGAGAGTTATTTGATCCCTTGGTTAGTGATCATCGCGGAAATATCGTGAAGAGGATGGGTGATGGATGGATAGTCGAGTTTAACTCGGTGTCTGACGCGGTGAGATGTGCCCTTGATCTTCAAAGCCAGGTGTCAACTCAGTCCTCACTGAAACTGCGAGTAGGCGTTCATCTTGGAGATGTCGTATTCGACGAAGATGACATTTTCGGCGATGGCATCAATCTATCCGCACGGTTACAAGAGGCTTCCAGCGAAGGGGCTGTGCTAATTTCAGATGTCGTCCATCGCAGCCTTGACGAGCGCCTCGCCGAGCAATTTCAGCGCGCTGGGGAGCGGCAGTTCAAGAATGCGCCATCACCAATAGAAGTTTTCCAATGGTCGCCACCAGGTTCTGCCCCACCAAGAGTGACACCAGCCAGCCATGCGACGTCTCGGCTCATCGGCGTCCTGCCCTTTGACAATCTCTCTTCTGATGCCGATCAGGAGTTTTTTGCCGATGGGATTACCGAAGAGATCATTACCACTCTGTCAAAACTCCCAAACTTACTGGTCGTCGCGCGGAACTCTACATTCGTCTACAAGGGTCGCTCCGTTGACGTGAAACAGGTCGGTCTGGAACAGGGTGTCGATCTTGTTCTTGAGGGAAGTGTCCGTCAAAGCGGGAACCGGGTGAGGATCACAGCACAGCTGATAGACGCAAAATCCGGAATGCACATTTGGGCAGACCGCTATGATCGCCTAATTGAAGATGTCTTCGAGGTTCAGGATGAAATCGCTCTTAGAATAGCAACCGAGCTACAAGTCGAACTACTGGCGGGTGAAATGGCCCGTTTCAGAGGCTCTGGGACTACAAACCTGAGTGCTTGGACTGCTCAGTTACAAGCCGTAGAGGCATCGCGCAAAATAACAAAGGAAGCACAGGCCGACGCTCGTCGATTTGCACAACAGGCTATTGCGCTCGATCCGGGTTACTCGGCTCCTCATTGTACTTTGGGGTTCATTTGCACTGTCGAAGCAAGACATGGTTTTGTTGCTGACCGGCGTGCCGCGCTAGCAGAGGCTCGTGACTGCGCACAGCGGGCTCTGGAAATAGACATCTACAACCCGGAGGCTCACGCTATTGCCGGTTTTGCTGATGCAATCGATGGCAAGCTGGTTTCGGCTATCGAGAAGTTCAACGAGGCACTAGCGCTAAATCCAAACCACGCTGATGTGGCAGCCAGATTGTCACTCACATTGGGGTTCAATGGGCAGGCAAAGGAAGCCATCCGCGTCGCACAACAGGCCATTACCCTCAACCCACACTATCCAGGTTGGTACGCTGGCGTTCTGGGTTTTGCCCTTCGGCTCGACGGTCAATACCAAGAAGCCAAGAAGGCATTCACCGAGTATGGTCAAAAGGTTGAAGGCTTCGGACACCTCGACCTTGTAATCGTCCATGTAGAGACGGAAAACCTTGATGCCGCTCGCGATGAAGCAGGGAATGTGATGAAGTTCCGTCCTCAGTTTTCGATATCGGAGTGGGCGAAAACTCAACTTTTTTCTGATCGAGAAAGACTGGAGAAAGACTGCGCATCGTTGCGTTTGGCCGGTTTACCCGAATGA